One Anaerolineae bacterium DNA segment encodes these proteins:
- a CDS encoding flavodoxin family protein, translating to MILGIMGSPRRGGNSEILLDQALAGARSAGADTEKVVLGLLNIQGCTHCSGCWDTGECIIEDDMGLFYRKFREMEAIIVAAPLYFLGPPAQLKAVIDRCEVFWVLKTRFNISASPTGKKRPGAFISVAGAPGKPDTFDPSRRIIRAFFSTIDVAYSAELFFTEVEEPGKIRAHPTALAEAYTLGVRIARSL from the coding sequence ATGATCCTCGGCATTATGGGAAGTCCAAGGCGAGGAGGCAACAGTGAGATTTTGCTGGACCAGGCTCTTGCTGGAGCCAGAAGCGCCGGAGCCGATACTGAGAAGGTCGTCCTGGGCCTCCTGAATATCCAGGGATGCACCCACTGCAGCGGCTGTTGGGATACCGGAGAATGCATTATTGAGGATGATATGGGGCTTTTCTACCGGAAATTCAGGGAAATGGAAGCTATCATCGTAGCTGCACCGCTCTATTTCCTCGGCCCTCCAGCTCAGCTAAAGGCAGTCATTGATAGATGTGAAGTCTTCTGGGTCCTTAAAACCCGCTTCAATATTAGTGCATCTCCAACAGGGAAAAAGCGCCCCGGCGCTTTCATATCAGTGGCCGGGGCACCGGGCAAACCCGATACTTTTGACCCTTCCCGCCGGATAATTCGGGCTTTCTTCAGCACTATTGATGTGGCTTATTCCGCTGAACTATTCTTCACAGAGGTAGAGGAACCAGGGAAGATCCGCGCCCATCCAACAGCCTTAGCAGAAGCCTACACCCTCGGGGTCAGAATAGCCCGAAGCCTTTAG